A genome region from Candidatus Hinthialibacter antarcticus includes the following:
- a CDS encoding DinB family protein → MNEFKSLRSQTILIHECIANWVEPRVEVADVVPHGWKNNLLWHVGHLVLVPRMLTDRLAGKDVSAWSEYTQLFGRGTSPLDWKDVHVPSLETLCDQLRYDVIDVFDQYESDWALTFDKPFATQTGVVLGSVSDALRFSLFHNGVHFGMMMRLVKDIG, encoded by the coding sequence ATGAACGAATTTAAATCATTGCGCAGCCAGACCATTTTAATTCACGAATGTATCGCCAATTGGGTAGAGCCGCGCGTTGAGGTTGCTGACGTGGTTCCACATGGCTGGAAGAACAACCTCCTTTGGCATGTCGGCCATTTGGTGTTGGTTCCGCGAATGTTGACCGATCGCTTGGCGGGAAAAGACGTCAGCGCCTGGAGTGAATATACTCAGTTGTTTGGGCGCGGAACGTCGCCGCTGGATTGGAAAGACGTACATGTCCCATCGTTAGAAACGCTTTGCGATCAATTAAGATATGACGTGATTGATGTTTTCGATCAATATGAGTCGGATTGGGCCTTGACGTTTGACAAGCCGTTCGCGACCCAGACGGGCGTTGTCTTAGGTAGCGTCTCAGATGCGCTGCGCTTCAGTTTGTTTCACAACGGCGTCCACTTCGGCATGATGATGCGCTTGGTGAAAGATATCGGTTAG
- a CDS encoding glycosyltransferase family 2 protein: protein MVDLSLVIACYNDGAHLEASLQEIERTLAAVHYSYELILIDDASPDGSAQTARQSAEQRENVRSVLHETNIGRGGTVAEGFRLSEGTYVGFLDIDLEVHCRYIPSMLQALEDGFDGATAYRHYEIRWNLDTFFRFILSNSYRALVKSMLDLPYQDTETGYKFFRRERILPLLDEAQSNGWFWDTEIMALCHKHGLQLNEIPALFIRRWDKASTVKPVRDSIAYFRELLRFRKRFFQER, encoded by the coding sequence GTGGTTGATCTCTCTCTGGTCATCGCGTGTTATAACGACGGCGCTCATCTCGAAGCCAGCCTGCAAGAGATTGAACGCACGCTCGCCGCAGTCCATTATTCGTATGAATTGATCCTCATCGACGACGCCAGCCCCGACGGCAGCGCTCAAACCGCCAGGCAAAGCGCCGAACAACGAGAGAACGTCCGTTCGGTTTTGCATGAAACGAACATTGGGCGAGGCGGTACAGTCGCCGAGGGTTTTCGTTTGTCGGAGGGAACCTACGTCGGGTTTCTCGACATCGACCTTGAAGTGCACTGCCGATACATTCCGTCTATGCTGCAAGCGCTTGAAGACGGATTCGACGGTGCGACCGCCTACCGTCATTATGAAATTCGTTGGAACCTGGATACGTTTTTCCGCTTCATTCTCAGCAATTCATACCGGGCGCTGGTCAAGTCGATGTTGGATCTTCCTTATCAAGATACCGAAACCGGATACAAATTTTTCCGGCGGGAGCGCATCTTACCATTGCTCGACGAAGCCCAGTCGAACGGTTGGTTTTGGGACACAGAAATCATGGCGTTGTGTCACAAACATGGATTGCAACTGAACGAAATTCCTGCGTTGTTTATCCGGCGCTGGGACAAAGCCTCAACCGTGAAGCCGGTTCGCGACAGTATTGCATACTTTCGTGAATTGTTGCGATTTCGCAAACGCTTTTTTCAGGAACGCTAA
- a CDS encoding ABC transporter ATP-binding protein, with translation MSDAPAVSMRSVGKRYLLSSERQSTLKETFLRGGRGLMTETAIDAVKDVTLDIHRGEILGLIGDNGSGKSTLLKLVAGITEPTSGELKVNGTVSSLLEVGVGFHPDMTGRENVFLSGSLLGIPRRVLAERMADIIAFSELEAFIDSPVKHYSSGMFLRLGFAVGVYVDPDILLVDEILAVGDQRFQRKCKEHVRALRRSGKTIVVVSHDLDAIVSLCDRAVVIHKGAMLGEGRPYDMVTLYKQHQFMEARQRGEAPSAEIIRRNRLGTFEAKIVSVRMFDANGDERYVFETGERVRIELQWKTEKPIAYPIFGVAFHADDGYELSTVATDVTVGDVDSIVGAGKTIFEFEALNLLDGAYSLSIGFSKREEGPGSNFNFYEGFDLRLELCPFMVKPGAKGYGLRGKIHLPCSARIEGGGGG, from the coding sequence GTGAGCGACGCCCCGGCGGTTTCGATGCGAAGCGTCGGGAAACGCTATTTGCTTTCCTCTGAGCGCCAATCGACGTTGAAAGAAACCTTCTTACGCGGCGGGCGCGGCCTGATGACCGAGACCGCGATTGACGCCGTCAAAGACGTGACCCTCGACATTCATCGCGGTGAAATTCTGGGGCTGATCGGCGACAACGGTTCCGGCAAAAGTACGCTGCTGAAACTGGTTGCGGGCATCACCGAGCCGACCAGCGGCGAGTTGAAGGTCAACGGAACCGTATCCAGCCTGCTGGAAGTTGGAGTCGGGTTTCACCCCGACATGACGGGCCGCGAAAATGTGTTTCTCTCCGGCTCATTGTTGGGCATCCCCCGCCGCGTGCTCGCGGAACGCATGGCGGACATCATCGCGTTTAGCGAATTGGAAGCATTTATCGACTCACCCGTTAAGCATTATTCCTCCGGGATGTTTTTGCGGCTTGGCTTCGCCGTCGGTGTGTATGTTGATCCTGATATCCTGCTGGTTGACGAAATTCTGGCGGTGGGCGACCAGCGCTTTCAACGAAAATGCAAAGAACATGTTCGCGCCCTGCGCCGCAGCGGAAAAACCATCGTGGTGGTCTCGCATGATCTCGACGCGATTGTGTCGTTGTGCGACCGGGCTGTGGTGATCCATAAAGGCGCCATGCTGGGCGAAGGGCGTCCCTACGACATGGTGACGCTGTATAAGCAGCATCAGTTTATGGAAGCGCGCCAACGCGGCGAGGCGCCCTCGGCGGAAATCATTCGCCGCAACCGCCTGGGGACGTTCGAGGCGAAGATTGTTAGCGTCCGCATGTTCGATGCGAACGGCGACGAACGCTATGTGTTTGAAACCGGCGAACGGGTGCGGATCGAGTTGCAGTGGAAGACCGAGAAGCCGATTGCGTATCCTATTTTCGGGGTCGCGTTTCATGCGGATGACGGCTATGAACTCTCAACGGTCGCAACGGACGTAACTGTCGGCGACGTGGATTCGATTGTCGGCGCGGGGAAAACGATATTTGAATTTGAAGCGCTGAACCTGCTCGACGGCGCTTATAGCCTCAGCATCGGCTTTAGCAAACGCGAAGAAGGGCCGGGATCGAATTTTAATTTTTATGAAGGCTTTGATCTTCGCTTAGAACTCTGCCCCTTCATGGTCAAGCCGGGAGCCAAAGGCTACGGGCTTCGCGGAAAAATACATCTGCCGTGCAGCGCCCGCATCGAAGGCGGCGGCGGTGGTTGA
- a CDS encoding VCBS repeat-containing protein, which produces MKNRFLTQIICIVIFSLIACSGQVSFSEEGGVKIGPRPGEDNPYGAPSRWTLYRDDELALFSFNSNDDEHKLQSDKVYVNENTDDLKIHDGHRADDFFHWDEINHPGKYAAAAGRFNVESDEVATAHYVDDTRWRVSFFNNDLMRVRNVIFEDAGEGLLDIVAGDFIAVADDDEQFEDEIIVARAYKDGSSYSLAFTVFNQLLNPLLQQAPIELDTGGGAEPIGIKADKGDFNNDGITDLVIVVALKEKGIVIYPFSFSDNYTTITAWDKHTHTHSHNVSSVYFDLAVGDFNGDNLDDIAVSYENLRIYSTVSDDTTVFEYQSSIDYPPDVMYSAQIVSGLFHYEPDLGYDVNRSQIGLVYSSPSANNRDRYSVQLYRVYKNFELHEFDTNYGSHYEFNQNEVWANQFSCSAGNFIFHDDPDQPPNLSEICLSIPGIFSALTVLFKINDDKVEVFDSATERESGFGPVVCVAYDSDGDALKLGAPAHLVTDNFISLDTAMMEPPKHVDYLPLNPEEWHSGSDHWGVINVNSYPDFNVDYVNEDETSGSIASSEQSSRSWAWSWSAKYSESLRTGPKSDNTTVSISAAYKMSGSKARSQKNWDEHYQETQKTISMKTNEDDMLQGNFQLIDIWRYPILNQTDEDGAYLYQDVFLPGPKYSFIGGGLGHEFYQPRHVNHNLLTYPRFSESFPSGVGAYSVIEKKDDSDKIIEQDASRPWNDLNHIDYSPNDVDVHVSFNDAEKTGYSISHNHSFNHDVDFHAKISLKEDVGVEAAKQSLALSFSSKWRHHWGDNTTKKYEQSNTKSVKILQPDIPLPDPGWGFGYVPAVFVSSSGGAWKTKFAIDQNTLGDRWRNYYGGRPDLGLALPHRFHASRADKASFDRWSLVTETERMAMRGGFLYEMGDDDEEEIHNGAGIEEGDVVIAAARVYNLCLSQEAGPFMVRFEAALFDVATAFEVEGERILIGETVIENLNPLEMQEASVEWDTTGFGLEEEDASLVWRIYVTVDPYDEVAGEIHEWKDETNIGVEGWTDEHGRLYHGNNEGYFPHHDGYFVGKQLSQVTLPGPLQAYKHDESLAIQYEQQLLTSGEIRVPLGKKYKLRTHLQCEKADLNRIGYVVFHDKDPGQTNEVIAVQTIRSLKKDNYAWATWEPVEKGEYALWSVFLEDSDDPNPGDASDVLHVTVYDPNDTAIEQWALFE; this is translated from the coding sequence ATGAAAAACCGCTTTCTCACGCAAATAATATGTATCGTCATATTTTCATTAATCGCTTGCAGTGGCCAGGTTTCATTTAGCGAAGAAGGCGGCGTAAAGATCGGCCCCCGGCCGGGCGAAGACAACCCCTATGGAGCGCCCAGCCGCTGGACGCTGTATCGCGATGATGAACTCGCATTGTTTTCATTCAACTCAAATGATGATGAACACAAACTTCAATCCGACAAAGTGTATGTCAATGAAAACACTGACGATCTGAAGATTCATGACGGCCACCGCGCGGACGACTTCTTTCATTGGGACGAAATAAACCATCCCGGTAAGTACGCGGCGGCGGCAGGGCGGTTTAACGTCGAATCTGACGAAGTGGCGACCGCCCACTATGTCGACGACACGCGCTGGCGAGTCAGTTTTTTTAACAATGATTTGATGCGTGTTCGCAATGTGATTTTTGAAGACGCTGGCGAAGGACTATTAGACATCGTCGCGGGTGACTTTATTGCCGTGGCGGATGACGACGAACAATTTGAAGATGAGATCATCGTCGCGCGCGCCTACAAAGACGGCTCGTCTTATTCATTGGCCTTCACGGTTTTCAACCAACTCTTAAACCCACTGCTGCAACAGGCGCCTATCGAATTAGATACAGGCGGCGGCGCGGAGCCGATTGGCATCAAAGCAGACAAAGGCGACTTTAACAATGACGGAATCACCGACCTGGTCATTGTCGTCGCGCTGAAAGAAAAAGGCATTGTCATCTACCCGTTTTCATTCAGCGACAATTACACAACCATTACCGCCTGGGACAAACACACTCACACCCATAGTCACAATGTCTCCTCCGTTTATTTTGACTTGGCGGTTGGCGATTTTAACGGCGACAACTTAGACGATATCGCCGTGTCGTATGAAAACCTGCGCATCTACTCAACAGTTAGCGACGACACAACTGTCTTTGAATATCAAAGTTCGATTGATTACCCACCAGACGTTATGTATTCTGCTCAAATTGTCTCGGGCCTGTTTCATTATGAACCAGACTTGGGGTATGACGTGAACAGAAGCCAGATCGGCTTGGTCTATAGTTCTCCTTCGGCAAACAATCGTGATCGATATTCTGTTCAACTGTACCGGGTTTACAAAAACTTTGAATTGCATGAATTCGATACCAACTATGGATCTCATTATGAGTTCAATCAAAATGAAGTGTGGGCAAACCAGTTTTCCTGTTCTGCAGGCAACTTCATTTTTCATGATGACCCTGATCAGCCCCCCAACCTGTCAGAGATTTGTTTAAGTATTCCAGGGATATTTTCCGCATTGACGGTTCTGTTCAAAATCAATGATGACAAGGTCGAAGTCTTTGACAGCGCGACAGAACGCGAAAGCGGCTTCGGGCCTGTGGTTTGCGTTGCCTATGACTCAGACGGCGACGCGCTCAAACTGGGCGCCCCCGCCCATTTGGTTACAGACAATTTTATTTCGCTCGACACGGCGATGATGGAGCCGCCCAAGCATGTTGATTATCTGCCTCTCAATCCCGAAGAATGGCACAGCGGCTCCGACCATTGGGGCGTGATAAACGTCAATAGTTACCCTGACTTTAATGTTGACTATGTGAACGAAGACGAGACTAGCGGGTCGATTGCTTCATCTGAGCAATCATCTCGCTCATGGGCATGGTCGTGGAGCGCAAAGTATTCAGAATCACTGCGAACTGGCCCGAAAAGTGATAACACAACGGTTTCGATAAGCGCCGCTTATAAAATGTCTGGCAGCAAGGCGCGTTCGCAGAAAAACTGGGACGAGCATTATCAAGAAACTCAAAAAACCATTTCGATGAAAACCAATGAAGACGACATGCTTCAGGGCAATTTTCAGCTCATTGATATTTGGCGATACCCCATTCTCAACCAAACGGATGAAGACGGCGCCTATCTTTATCAAGACGTGTTTCTTCCCGGCCCAAAATATTCATTTATCGGCGGGGGCCTTGGCCATGAGTTTTATCAACCCCGTCATGTGAACCATAATCTTCTGACCTACCCGCGTTTTTCTGAGTCGTTCCCTAGCGGAGTCGGCGCCTATTCTGTCATCGAGAAAAAAGATGATAGCGATAAAATTATTGAACAAGATGCGTCGCGTCCGTGGAACGATTTAAACCACATTGATTATTCGCCCAATGATGTGGATGTCCATGTATCATTTAATGATGCAGAAAAAACAGGATATTCAATTTCACACAATCATTCGTTCAATCACGATGTCGATTTTCACGCTAAAATTTCTTTGAAAGAAGACGTTGGAGTCGAAGCGGCGAAGCAATCGCTGGCCCTCTCGTTTAGTTCAAAATGGCGGCATCATTGGGGCGACAACACCACCAAGAAATACGAACAATCAAACACCAAGAGCGTTAAAATCCTTCAACCTGATATTCCGCTTCCTGACCCGGGCTGGGGATTCGGCTACGTTCCCGCCGTATTTGTATCGTCATCGGGCGGCGCCTGGAAGACAAAGTTTGCCATAGATCAAAACACTCTAGGCGATCGTTGGAGAAACTATTACGGCGGACGGCCTGATCTAGGCCTGGCGCTGCCTCACCGCTTTCACGCCAGCCGGGCTGACAAAGCGTCGTTTGACCGCTGGTCGCTAGTCACTGAGACTGAACGCATGGCGATGCGCGGCGGCTTTTTGTATGAAATGGGCGACGACGATGAGGAAGAAATTCACAACGGCGCGGGCATCGAAGAAGGCGACGTGGTCATCGCGGCGGCGCGGGTGTATAACCTGTGTCTCTCTCAAGAGGCCGGACCGTTCATGGTTCGATTTGAAGCGGCGTTATTTGATGTAGCCACCGCCTTCGAAGTTGAAGGCGAGCGCATATTGATTGGCGAAACGGTTATCGAAAATCTGAATCCGCTTGAGATGCAAGAAGCCTCGGTCGAGTGGGATACGACTGGGTTTGGCCTTGAAGAAGAAGATGCGAGTCTTGTTTGGCGTATCTATGTCACGGTTGACCCTTATGATGAAGTCGCGGGCGAGATTCATGAATGGAAAGACGAAACAAACATTGGCGTCGAAGGCTGGACGGATGAACACGGACGGCTTTATCACGGCAACAACGAAGGTTACTTTCCTCACCACGACGGGTATTTCGTCGGCAAGCAATTATCTCAAGTAACCCTACCAGGGCCTTTGCAAGCGTATAAACACGATGAGTCGCTTGCCATCCAGTATGAGCAACAACTTCTTACCAGCGGAGAGATTCGCGTCCCGCTAGGCAAAAAATATAAACTACGCACACACCTTCAATGCGAAAAGGCCGATCTCAACCGTATTGGTTATGTCGTATTCCATGACAAGGACCCTGGTCAAACGAATGAAGTGATCGCCGTCCAAACGATCCGAAGCTTGAAAAAAGACAATTACGCTTGGGCGACATGGGAGCCCGTTGAAAAAGGCGAGTACGCATTATGGTCGGTATTTTTAGAAGATTCTGACGACCCCAACCCAGGCGACGCCAGTGATGTGTTGCATGTGACAGTTTACGATCCGAATGATACGGCAATCGAGCAATGGGCATTGTTTGAATAA
- a CDS encoding class I SAM-dependent methyltransferase, which translates to MRSPIYWHPFLYELSIRLLYGRRYHERYHAVATWVQPGESVTDVCAGDCAVFRYALQEKNIRYLACDLNHTFLQWAQRRNIQTQSLNVLEDEIPAADCIIMMGSLCQFIPNEKAVIEKMIASARRCVILTEPVRNWSNSEWAIVRWLGRFASRLDSGEAPLRFTQSTLTPVLKAYGFQTIQPIAGGREVLAVLHKPSPPTSGAGPESHT; encoded by the coding sequence GTGCGCAGCCCGATCTATTGGCACCCATTCTTATATGAGCTCAGTATCCGCCTGTTGTATGGAAGGCGCTATCACGAACGCTATCACGCTGTTGCAACGTGGGTGCAGCCCGGCGAATCGGTGACGGACGTATGCGCGGGCGATTGCGCGGTGTTTCGCTATGCGTTGCAAGAGAAGAACATTCGCTATCTTGCCTGCGATTTGAATCACACTTTTTTGCAATGGGCGCAACGCCGAAATATTCAAACGCAATCATTGAATGTATTGGAAGATGAAATTCCTGCCGCCGATTGCATCATAATGATGGGCAGCCTGTGTCAGTTTATTCCCAACGAAAAAGCGGTGATAGAAAAAATGATCGCATCAGCGCGGCGCTGCGTGATTCTGACGGAACCCGTGAGGAACTGGTCGAATAGCGAGTGGGCGATTGTGCGTTGGTTGGGGCGTTTTGCTTCGCGGCTTGATTCGGGCGAAGCGCCGTTGCGCTTTACGCAATCGACGCTAACGCCCGTGTTGAAAGCTTATGGATTTCAAACCATCCAACCTATCGCTGGAGGACGCGAGGTACTCGCGGTGCTGCATAAACCGTCTCCGCCTACATCTGGCGCGGGTCCAGAATCACATACTTGA
- the argH gene encoding argininosuccinate lyase: MANQTNSSKPVWHSESKGSAREAFVAFAAGRDVVASPEADHALVPYDIWTNRAHALGLQKVGVYSAPQAKKILSALKRLESEWKKGEWRLDPALEDVHINIETYVTDKCGEKIGGRLHSGRSRNDQIATDMKLFIRDGVLAFCQELNELVASLLKCAKTHAATVMPGYTHHRKATLTTWGHWCASYAQGALRDAQRFQDLYRRMNTCPLGAAASYGTTWPIDRKYVAELLAFDGVQENTLDAIDSRGEAEAEFVHGIALMLKRLAAASQGLILFSTDEFGYLSLPSDFTTGSSIMPQKRNPDFAEAIKGKASVIFGYAFSLLSINASNFFGYNKDAQWTKYVFMDAVREGQGAARLLGDVIAGLKVNADKMASAAETGFLNAVDIADALARTRDLPFRSTYKIMSDAVGQSKSGRFKLDGLNQLLNEAGVKPLSMDEFHNLTEPQECIAQRDHDGSPHPQQLKKHLTALAHQNSSLAKWTDTEQEKLNAAQKRCLRGDLA, encoded by the coding sequence ATGGCAAATCAAACCAACTCTTCTAAACCTGTGTGGCATAGCGAAAGCAAAGGCAGCGCGCGCGAGGCGTTCGTCGCGTTTGCGGCGGGGCGCGACGTGGTTGCGTCGCCCGAAGCCGATCATGCGCTTGTCCCCTATGATATCTGGACCAACCGCGCTCATGCGTTGGGCTTGCAAAAGGTCGGCGTTTATAGCGCGCCGCAAGCGAAAAAAATATTGTCCGCGTTAAAGCGCCTCGAGAGTGAGTGGAAAAAAGGCGAATGGCGCCTCGACCCCGCTCTGGAAGACGTTCACATCAATATTGAAACGTATGTGACGGATAAATGCGGCGAGAAAATCGGCGGGCGTTTGCACAGCGGACGCAGTCGAAACGATCAGATCGCGACGGATATGAAGCTGTTCATTCGCGATGGGGTTCTGGCGTTTTGTCAGGAACTCAACGAACTGGTCGCCTCGCTGTTGAAATGCGCAAAGACGCACGCGGCGACGGTCATGCCTGGCTATACTCATCACCGCAAAGCGACCTTGACCACCTGGGGGCATTGGTGCGCATCGTACGCGCAGGGCGCCTTGCGCGACGCGCAACGATTTCAAGACCTCTACCGCCGCATGAACACCTGCCCGCTGGGCGCGGCGGCGTCGTATGGTACCACCTGGCCCATAGACCGTAAGTACGTCGCGGAACTATTGGCGTTCGACGGCGTGCAAGAGAATACCCTCGATGCGATTGATTCGCGCGGTGAAGCCGAGGCGGAATTCGTACACGGCATTGCGCTGATGCTCAAGCGCCTCGCCGCCGCGTCGCAGGGGCTGATTTTATTTTCGACGGATGAATTCGGCTATCTCAGCCTGCCTTCTGATTTCACCACCGGCAGTTCGATCATGCCGCAAAAGCGCAACCCGGATTTTGCAGAAGCAATCAAAGGTAAAGCCAGCGTGATTTTTGGCTACGCGTTTTCGCTGCTTTCGATTAACGCGTCGAATTTTTTCGGCTATAACAAAGACGCGCAATGGACGAAATACGTTTTCATGGACGCCGTTCGCGAAGGGCAGGGCGCCGCGCGTTTATTGGGCGACGTGATCGCCGGGCTGAAAGTCAATGCTGACAAGATGGCCTCCGCAGCGGAGACGGGATTTCTGAATGCGGTCGACATTGCTGACGCACTGGCGCGCACCCGCGATTTGCCGTTTCGCTCGACCTACAAAATTATGTCCGACGCCGTGGGGCAAAGCAAAAGCGGACGCTTCAAACTCGATGGTCTAAACCAATTGTTGAATGAAGCGGGCGTGAAGCCGTTGAGTATGGATGAATTTCATAATCTGACCGAACCGCAGGAGTGCATTGCCCAGCGCGATCATGATGGGTCGCCGCATCCCCAGCAACTCAAAAAACATCTGACTGCTCTTGCGCATCAAAATTCGTCGTTGGCGAAATGGACCGATACGGAGCAAGAGAAACTGAATGCGGCGCAAAAGCGCTGCCTGCGTGGAGACTTGGCGTGA
- a CDS encoding prepilin-type N-terminal cleavage/methylation domain-containing protein — MRLNRSGFTLIELLIVVAIIGILAAIAVPNFLNAQMRAKIARTQADVRTTATAIKMMQLDKNALLLDFWDDDSDWGKKRWEDVFGRVGHAPPSTTLENVYAPLTSPIAYLSSIPIDPFENNIDTNIGFGADERGKAYIYFDNDPEDPGEDHNIGLYRFGNTNALAMGIQALKTGEFAIFSIGPDGKIGTVQSQAGDTRGLPYDTSNGVVSGGDIVVRG; from the coding sequence ATGAGGCTTAACAGAAGTGGTTTTACTTTAATTGAATTATTGATCGTCGTCGCCATTATTGGAATTCTCGCTGCGATTGCCGTGCCCAATTTTTTGAATGCGCAAATGCGAGCCAAAATCGCCCGGACTCAAGCCGATGTAAGAACCACAGCGACTGCGATCAAGATGATGCAACTCGACAAGAACGCATTGTTGCTGGATTTTTGGGATGATGACAGCGACTGGGGCAAAAAACGCTGGGAAGACGTTTTTGGCCGGGTCGGTCATGCGCCTCCCTCAACCACTCTAGAAAATGTTTATGCTCCATTAACATCACCGATTGCGTATCTTTCTTCGATTCCGATTGATCCTTTCGAAAATAATATTGATACAAATATTGGTTTCGGCGCCGATGAACGAGGGAAAGCATATATTTATTTTGATAATGATCCCGAAGATCCAGGTGAAGACCATAACATTGGCCTGTACCGCTTTGGGAACACCAATGCGCTAGCGATGGGAATTCAAGCATTGAAGACAGGGGAGTTCGCCATATTTAGCATCGGCCCTGACGGGAAAATCGGCACCGTGCAATCACAAGCCGGGGACACCCGCGGCTTGCCGTATGACACATCCAATGGCGTTGTCAGCGGTGGAGACATCGTTGTTCGCGGTTAA
- a CDS encoding glycoside hydrolase family 16 protein, whose product MTRTIILLTAVCLLPFESDSNEASWSLVWSDEFDGESLNLDKWEALFDVSGGGNNELQFYTRREKNVRIEDGVLFIEAHHQQFTGVDTRSGKEKTRDYTSARIRTKGKGDWLYGKIEARAKMPKGQGYWPAIWMMPTDSAYGGWASSGEIDIMEYLGHEPNKVHGTLHYGASWPDNVHSGKPFAIDEGSFADEFHVFALEWEEGVMRWYVDGELYQTQTKWSTNKALFPAPFDKRFHLIMNLAVGGNWPGAPDDETVFPQSLQVDYIRVYQKNAEVEKSKTH is encoded by the coding sequence TTGACGCGGACAATTATATTGTTGACGGCTGTATGTTTATTGCCTTTTGAGAGTGATTCAAATGAGGCGTCATGGTCTCTGGTATGGAGCGATGAGTTTGATGGTGAGAGCCTGAATCTCGACAAGTGGGAAGCCTTGTTTGATGTCTCTGGCGGCGGCAACAATGAGTTGCAGTTCTATACCCGGCGGGAAAAGAATGTCCGCATCGAAGATGGCGTGTTATTCATCGAAGCGCATCATCAGCAATTCACAGGCGTGGATACACGCAGCGGGAAAGAGAAAACCCGCGACTACACCTCGGCGCGTATCCGTACCAAAGGCAAAGGCGATTGGCTGTATGGGAAAATCGAAGCCCGCGCCAAAATGCCCAAAGGCCAGGGCTATTGGCCCGCGATTTGGATGATGCCGACCGATAGCGCCTACGGTGGTTGGGCGTCCAGCGGCGAGATCGACATTATGGAGTATCTTGGGCATGAACCAAATAAGGTTCATGGTACGTTGCATTACGGCGCGTCGTGGCCGGATAATGTCCACAGCGGCAAGCCGTTTGCGATTGATGAGGGCAGTTTCGCCGATGAATTTCATGTGTTTGCTCTTGAGTGGGAAGAAGGCGTGATGCGTTGGTATGTTGACGGCGAACTCTACCAAACCCAAACGAAGTGGAGTACCAACAAGGCGCTGTTTCCCGCCCCATTTGACAAGCGGTTCCATTTAATTATGAATCTTGCGGTCGGCGGCAATTGGCCCGGCGCCCCTGATGATGAAACGGTGTTTCCACAGTCGCTACAAGTTGACTACATTCGCGTTTACCAAAAGAATGCCGAAGTCGAAAAATCAAAAACGCATTAA
- a CDS encoding sialidase family protein, translating to MKQFMLWMIAVLFVTAAASAADRLGEKAILLEELVYTEASFPSCHASTIVEVEPRVFLCAFFGGTGEGNNDVGIWLARRDGDGWSAPKEVAQHSGVPCWNPVLFQMPDGETLLFYKAGPSPRDWSGLLKRSTDGGKTWSKEELFPSGILGPIRAKPILLDDGTLLCGSSVESWKTWACWMEHTSDAGKSWSKSGPIFVPGQLNGIIQPTVWKDDDGNIRMLARARGMNRIVKSISKDDGKTWTPGELTELPNPSAGIDAVKMTDGRVALIYNHTESGRHNLSIAISADDGDTWKTAVTLENQPKEYSYPAIIQGADGKLHATYTYNRERIKYVILDPRQM from the coding sequence ATGAAACAATTCATGCTTTGGATGATCGCCGTACTGTTTGTAACTGCCGCTGCGTCTGCTGCTGACCGTTTAGGAGAAAAAGCCATTTTGTTGGAAGAACTGGTTTACACGGAAGCGTCCTTCCCGTCCTGCCATGCTTCCACCATTGTTGAAGTCGAACCGCGCGTCTTCTTATGCGCCTTCTTCGGTGGAACCGGCGAGGGCAACAACGACGTCGGCATCTGGCTGGCGCGGCGCGACGGCGACGGCTGGTCCGCGCCGAAAGAAGTCGCTCAACATAGCGGCGTCCCTTGTTGGAACCCGGTACTGTTTCAAATGCCGGACGGCGAAACGCTTCTGTTCTACAAAGCCGGCCCTAGCCCGCGCGACTGGTCAGGACTCTTGAAACGCTCAACCGACGGCGGCAAGACATGGTCAAAAGAAGAACTTTTTCCTTCTGGAATCTTAGGCCCCATCCGCGCCAAGCCCATTCTTCTTGATGATGGAACCTTGCTGTGCGGCTCCTCTGTCGAAAGTTGGAAAACCTGGGCCTGCTGGATGGAACACACGTCCGACGCGGGAAAATCATGGAGCAAGTCAGGCCCCATTTTCGTCCCGGGACAATTAAACGGCATCATTCAGCCAACCGTTTGGAAAGACGACGACGGCAATATCCGCATGTTGGCGCGCGCGCGCGGCATGAATCGAATTGTCAAGTCCATATCGAAAGACGACGGTAAAACCTGGACGCCGGGCGAACTTACGGAACTGCCGAACCCCAGCGCGGGAATCGACGCTGTGAAGATGACTGACGGACGCGTGGCCTTGATCTATAACCACACCGAGAGCGGACGCCACAATCTCAGCATCGCAATCTCAGCCGACGACGGCGACACCTGGAAAACAGCAGTGACGTTAGAAAACCAACCAAAGGAATATTCGTACCCGGCGATCATCCAGGGCGCAGACGGCAAATTACACGCGACATACACGTATAACCGTGAGCGGATCAAGTATGTGATTCTGGACCCGCGCCAGATGTAG